The stretch of DNA GAGATGTAGGCAATCTGTCCAGGCAGCAGCTCAGCCAGCACATCGTGGACTGCCGGTGTCAGCCCGGCGCGCGGCGGATCCATCAGCAACAGGTCAACCGGTATGTCCAGCGCCGGCAGTGCCGCTTCAGCCTCGGCTTCATACAGGCTCACGTTGTCAAATTCATCCAGGTTGACCGCAAAATCATGGCAGGCGCTGCCTGAGTTCTCAATTGCAGTGAGATGTCCAACCCTGGGCGCAATAAACGCGCTGAACGCGCCCACGCCGGCATATAGCTCAACGGCTTGCATGTATTGTGTCATGGATATATTTTCCAGCAGGTACGTGATCATTTTCTCTGCCATGGGCGTGTTCACCTGGAAAAAAGAACGGGCAGACACCTGGAAATGTCGCCCGAGCAGGGTAAACACCTGGTGATCATCCCCTGCCAGGACGGTTAAGCGTGCCTCCGGCGGTGTATACACCGCCGAGACCGGGATATCCTCGCTAAATTCGGGCGCTTGTGGATCATCACCTTCCAAAATTAGCATGATGTCTTCAAAGCTGTTCTGGCGCACCCCCAGGCGATATACGCCTGATTCAGCGCCAAAATCAAGTTGAGGCCAGAGCGTATTGATCCCCGTTTGTGGCAAATGACATTCTTCAATCACCAGCAGGTGCTCGCCATCCGCATGCACAAACCCCAGCTCACCCGCCTGGCTGAGATGAAACTGAACATGATTGCGGTAGTTCCAGGGGTTGGGCGCGGGCACCATCGGCTGGATCGGTGGATTTTCCAAATTTGCAATGCGCTGAAACTGGTCGCGCAATAAAGCTTCTTTCAAGCGCAATTGGGATTCATAATCCAGGTGCTGATACTGGCATCCGCCACACTCACCAAAATGAATACAGCGCGGGGCAATCCGCTCCGGTGAGGGAGATAAAACCTCAACCGGCCACCCCCGGGCATAGCGTTTCTTCTCGTCCACCACTGCTACGCGGACGGTTTCCCCCGGCAACACAAAAGGCACAAAGAGCGCGCGGCCATCGGGCAATCGACCCATACAATCCCCACCCGAGACCATTTTTTCGAAGGTTATTTCAAACATATCTGCCATGATCGCACTTTATTCTTTGCTTGTTTTGACAAAATAAGATCCGGTCAAAAGAGGTTAGCAGACCGGGTCAATGACTTAGTAAGGTGACCCGTCATTACATCTCGGCAAAAAACGGATCGAAGGCTTCCAGTGACGCATCACTGCGACGCATCCGGGTTTTACCCATATGAGCCATGCGACAGGAATAAACAGAGGGCTCATTGGGTTGATCATTTCCGAAAGATTGTGGGTCAGTTGCAAAAAATCCCGTCGAATTCATATTAACATAAGCCTGTATAACTGACAAGGCAGTGTTTCACGCCGGCTAAAAATCAGGTCGCCGTTTCGAAGTCAAAGCGCTGCAAATGATAAGACAACTGTGCCTGTATTCGCTGCAGCACCTCGGACATCAGCTCCAGTTGGTCACCCAAAGGACTTAGCTCTGCCAGGGAAAATGGCGTTCCAAAACTGATGCGCGGCTTTGCCTCGATTGATTTTGGAAACACAAGCTGCTGCATCACCTGCATAAATTCTGCCAGGCGGCGCTGATCCATCGGCTTACGGCGCAACCGGGTCAAGAGATGTTCGGCAAATCGCCGCAGGAGGACATGCGAAGCAATCGTAGGAACGATCTTCAAGCCCGGCACCTTGCGTAAGAAGATCTCAATACTGGGTGACCAACGCTCAAACACAGGCTCATCCAGGGGGTACAGCGCCGGTTCAGGCTCGATCAATCCAGAGCCAAATTGCAATAATGCACCGTTGCTCTGCAGATGCCGAACAGCCTGGCGCAAGGCGATCATACTCTCTGAACGCTCTTGGCTGGCATAATACAGATACGTGTGAATATGCGGCAAGACCTGGTAGAACCGCGCTTTAGCCACAATCACCTTCAGGTCGGTGCGCGAGATCAAACTCCCAATGGCGATCGAATCATAGGCGCCGGGGTGATTCGCCAGGATCACCACCGGACCGGAGCGAGGAATATTCTCGACGCCCTCCGCTTTAAGTCGTACACCAAGGGCATCCAGCATCATCTGAGAGCCAGCAGGAAATCCACCTGTCGCCACCGCTGCATCCACATCTGCCATCAAACAGGAAAAACGGCGTACAGGCAGAGCGAATACCCACCCGAGGCTTCGTCTCAGCGCGCCGCTCCGTCGCAACCCCAATGCATAAAATATTTCATCAGTAATGGCGGATTGGATTTGTTTAACCAGGGTTTTATCGGTCATCATAACCCATTATATAAAACCCCCTCCTTGAAAACAACTGATTTCAAAAGAGTGCTGTTGATTTTCCCCCTTGTGAAAACCTTCAGATTAAAAAGAAACTTCACCGCGGGCGACGTTATCATCGGAATAGCTCTCATTGGTCAGGTCCAAAGGATTAACATTAGCTTTCACCCCATCTGAAAAATTCAACCGACACAGAATCGACTCCTCACCCGCAGAGCCTGCACCCAAACCTCACGGTCAAATCAAATTTGACCCGCGAAAAATGATCCGGGCTTTATGGCTGAAGGTTTACTCGATTTCTAACTGGAGAAAATTAAACCGCTCCTGAACCTGGTTGAGTGACCTCGGATCAGTAAGTGCCAGCAAGGTATCATTGGCTTGCAATACGGTACCGCCATGTGGCACTATAAAGTCCTGATTGCGTTCGATCAAGGTGATTAAAAATTGTTCTGGTAAATTTAGCACGTCAATGGTTTGGTTAATCACCCTCGAGTTCGGCTGCACGACCAGCCGTGTCAATTCACTTTCCATTCCCGGTACGGGTTGATATTCAAGTGGGTACAAAGGGGTCGAAATGATGGGTTTATCCAGTTTCAACCAGCGAGCGACAAAGGGCAACGATGTTCCTTGAATCAACAACGAAGTGAGAACCACAACAAAGATGACGTTATAAAAGAGGTCCGATTGTTCAAGGCCCGCAACCATCGGAAATGTCGCCAGGATAATCGGCGCTGCCCCGCGCAAGCCCACCCAGGAAATGAGCACTTTTTCCTTAATGCTCATCGCGTTTGGAATAAGGGTTAGAAAGACGCTCAAAGGGCGGGCAATGAAGAATAACACCAGGGAAATTAACAAGGAAACCCCTAAAACAGGGATTAAACGACTCGGAAAGATAAATAGCCCTAAAGATAGAAACAGGGCGCTTTGCATCAACCATCCAATGCCATCATGAAAACGTTGTAGCGTTCGTTTATGCACAAGGTCAACCGTGTTCATCACGATGCCCATAATAAATACAGCCAGGAACCCGCTTCCATTAATCAGTGAAGC from Brevefilum fermentans encodes:
- a CDS encoding class I SAM-dependent RNA methyltransferase; the encoded protein is MADMFEITFEKMVSGGDCMGRLPDGRALFVPFVLPGETVRVAVVDEKKRYARGWPVEVLSPSPERIAPRCIHFGECGGCQYQHLDYESQLRLKEALLRDQFQRIANLENPPIQPMVPAPNPWNYRNHVQFHLSQAGELGFVHADGEHLLVIEECHLPQTGINTLWPQLDFGAESGVYRLGVRQNSFEDIMLILEGDDPQAPEFSEDIPVSAVYTPPEARLTVLAGDDHQVFTLLGRHFQVSARSFFQVNTPMAEKMITYLLENISMTQYMQAVELYAGVGAFSAFIAPRVGHLTAIENSGSACHDFAVNLDEFDNVSLYEAEAEAALPALDIPVDLLLMDPPRAGLTPAVHDVLAELLPGQIAYISCDPATLARDVKRILQRGYHLQSVTPFDLFPHTAHVESVTLMSRV
- a CDS encoding 1-acyl-sn-glycerol-3-phosphate acyltransferase; the protein is MTDKTLVKQIQSAITDEIFYALGLRRSGALRRSLGWVFALPVRRFSCLMADVDAAVATGGFPAGSQMMLDALGVRLKAEGVENIPRSGPVVILANHPGAYDSIAIGSLISRTDLKVIVAKARFYQVLPHIHTYLYYASQERSESMIALRQAVRHLQSNGALLQFGSGLIEPEPALYPLDEPVFERWSPSIEIFLRKVPGLKIVPTIASHVLLRRFAEHLLTRLRRKPMDQRRLAEFMQVMQQLVFPKSIEAKPRISFGTPFSLAELSPLGDQLELMSEVLQRIQAQLSYHLQRFDFETAT
- a CDS encoding potassium/proton antiporter, giving the protein MEITVYVVVAVLLSLSVFSSKLSDRFGIPAILLFLILGMLAGSEGIGGIHFDDPNLAQTLSIFAFVLILFSGGFHTKWKDSRPVMIESFSLATVGVLLTAVIVGLFAWRVLGLTLLEGLLLGSMMSSTDAAAVFSVLRSKGVSLKGNLKPLLELESGSNDPMAMFLTIGLIELIKNPASSLFSMVLLFFQQMVIGAILGYLMGRLVALILNRIKLGYNGLYPVLSLGSVFLTFWMASLINGSGFLAVFIMGIVMNTVDLVHKRTLQRFHDGIGWLMQSALFLSLGLFIFPSRLIPVLGVSLLISLVLFFIARPLSVFLTLIPNAMSIKEKVLISWVGLRGAAPIILATFPMVAGLEQSDLFYNVIFVVVLTSLLIQGTSLPFVARWLKLDKPIISTPLYPLEYQPVPGMESELTRLVVQPNSRVINQTIDVLNLPEQFLITLIERNQDFIVPHGGTVLQANDTLLALTDPRSLNQVQERFNFLQLEIE